A stretch of Gasterosteus aculeatus chromosome 4, fGasAcu3.hap1.1, whole genome shotgun sequence DNA encodes these proteins:
- the stx3b gene encoding syntaxin 3b isoform X5, which produces MKDRLEQLKATCDQDDDEVEICVDNAAFMDEFFLQIEDIRNSIDKIDENVSEVKKIFSVILSAPTSDQKTQDDLEAITNDIKKMANNARNKLKTIERNLESEEQERVSADMRIRKSQHAVLSRKFVEVMTKYNEAQVDFRERSKGRIKRQLEITGKATTDDELDEMLESGNAAVFTAGIVDAGISKQALSEIEARHKDIVRLESSIKELHDMFVDIAMLVESQGGIIERIESNMDQSVGFVERAVADTKKAAKFQQEARRKKMMITLCCAIIGIVGFSYLYSFFS; this is translated from the exons ATGAAGGACCGATTGGAGCAACTCAAAGCG ACGTGTGATCAAGATGACGACGAGGTGGAGATTTGTGTGGACAATGCAGCCTTCATGGACGAATTCTTCCTTCAG ATTGAGGACATCAGGAACAGTATCGATAAAATTGATGAGAATGTGTCTGAAGTCAAAAAGATTTTCTCTGTCATCCTGTCGGCTCCCACATCAGATCAGA AAACACAGGATGACTTGGAGGCAATCACCAATGACATAAAGAAGATGGCTAACAATGCAAGAAACAAACTCAAGA CCATCGAGAGGAATTTGGAGTCAGAGGAACAGGAGAGGGTGTCAGCTGACATGCGGATACGTAAATCACAG CACGCAGTCCTGTCCAGGAAGTTTGTGGAGGTAATGACAAAGTATAATGAAGCCCAGGTGGACTTCAGAGAGCGGAGTAAAGGACGTATCAAGAGACAACTAGAGATCA ctggAAAAGCAACAACAGATGATGAACTGGATGAGATGTTGGAGAGCGGCAACGCTGCTGTGTTTACTGCAGGG ATTGTGGACGCTGGGATCTCTAAACAAGCTCTGAGTGAGATTGAAGCCAGGCACAAAGACATTGTCCGTCTGGAGAGCAGCATCAAGGAGCTGCACGATATGTTTGTAGACATCGCCATGCTGGTGGAGAGCCAG GGGGGAATAATCGAGAGGATTGAGAGCAACATGGACCAGTCAGTGGGCTTCGTGGAGCGGGCCGTAGCAGACACTAAGAAAGCTGCCAAGTTTCAGCAGGAGGCTCGCCGT aaaaagATGATGATTACTTTATGCTGTGCCATCATTGGAATCGTTGGATTCTCCTATCTCTACAGCTTCTTCTCATAA
- the kdm2ab gene encoding lysine-specific demethylase 2A yields the protein MEDPHTRYSKRLRTGTRRRYQDDGISDDEIEGKRMFDLDEKLECVRFKSDLVKHMAGKDFTFEYIQREGLRDPIIFDTADGLGIQMPDPDFSVSDVKLFVGSRRIVDVMDVNTQKGIEMSMAQWRRYYDTPPSEREKLYNVISLEFSHTRLENLVKRPASVDLIDWVDNMWPRHLKERQRDSTNAIIEMHYPKVQKYCLMSVQGCFTDFHIDFGGTSVWYHILRGGKVFWLIPPTPSNLEMYENWVLSGKQGDIFLGDKCYDCQRIELKQGNTFIIPSGWIHAVYTPEDTLVFGGNFLHSFNIPMQLNIYSIEDRTRVPAKFRYPFYFEMCWYVLERYLYCQTNISHLTPEFQKHSLGIGLTQADHEANDQTKNGSNGVDSETEVKESIIKEEEFLQEEAPKVAAPQPMLTPFELEGLWNLLGKLEELPDQKKCVPVGIMDAAALIRDMRTLLEGHSNDNPKFSYTGEPIVKWPERPSWYQPPTPPPPVIYRPRLAPTLHKPLCQRPTKRSSISALRRRRVRCKRCAACCRKECGTCQFCHDMRKFGGTGRMKKGCLMRRCLAPALPNTARCAVCGEGEFDESNPSTYSLMECSVCSQIVHHQCIKEPGDGKINDDLPSCWECPKCYQGKDSESSSDEDSEESEGSTSFPPSKLAYREGIGVGEGERRGRPSTSASRSTAPPPSQKLLLQHQQNRKRANALELRLKKRIKLERSKILTKQATLDRSPLLLRSKVLSRLRSPTSRLSQGRGRSSSWASGSSYYSSLGGTGSLQQHQQHKRQQQQQQQQQQQSSLGLVLETQGESCRGRGRGVRLRGGGAGRGMQGGRSHQELAEESEDSSSSSSTNSSSSTNNSSSSSSDEQEENGQTLGRGLDKENQPQSRRGGRAAKEKDEAASEVANQNGAEEEEEQGSETRGKDRPFLKVTLQRPTRAKHDPSAIVPKLEAIAPQTATSTIHNQARILVRPPIRNPGPCPDPHPNRHLAPHARGKHTDTRASHPERPEDAKKTWPSRPAKLSNGASSSATSELPHLRVPLSALQEGGSEADRENGGSGPGCEREVWVSVFRYLSRADLCVCMAVCKSWYKWCLDKRLWARIDLSIKRTVTPQALTGIIKRQPVTLDLSWTNISKKQLNWLVGRLPGLKDLMVAGCSWLTISALCSCGCPLLRSLDLRYADGVKDSQIRDLVTPPGCDNRSQFRTMQCLRLAGLDISDSTLRLVIRHMPHLTKLDLSHCNSLSDHSINLLTAVGSSTRNTLTELNLGGCSRLTDVSLKYLRRLSCISLLDLRGCKGVSRQACEAFISELSVNALYCLSDEKLIQRIS from the exons ATGGAGGACCCGCATACACGGTACAGCAAACGCCTG CGTACAGGGACGCGTCGCCGCTACCAGGACGATGGAATCTCAGATGATGAAATCGAAGGGAAACGGATGTTCGACCTGGACGAGAAGCTGGAGTGTGTCAGGTTTAAATCTGACTTGGTCAAACACATGGCTGGTAAAG ATTTCACATTCGAGTACATCCAGAGGGAAGGACTCCGAGACCCCATTATCTTTGACACGGCTGACGGCCTTGGCATACA AATGCCAGACCCCGATTTCAGTGTGAGTGATGTCAAGTTGTTTGTTG GGAGTCGACGCATTGTAGACGTGATGGACGTGAACACCCAGAAGGGAATCGAGATGTCGATGGCTCAGTGGCGACGCTACTATGACACCCCGCCGTCTGAAAGAGAAAAACTCTACAACGTCATCAGCCTGGAGTTCAGCCACACCAGGCTGGAGAATCTGGTGAAACGTCCGGCTTCG GTGGACCTTATTGACTGGGTGGACAACATGTGGCCCCGCCACCtcaaggagagacagagagactccACCAATGCCATCATAGAGATGCATTATCCCAAAGTACAGAA GTACTGTCTCATGAGCGTGCAGGGCTGCTTCACAGATTTCCACATTGACTTTGGAGGCACTTCAGTGTGGTACCACATCCTGCGAGGAGGAAAG GTGTTCTGGCTGATTCCACCCACACCATCAAACCTGGAGATGTATGAGAACTGGGTTTTATCTGGAAAACAAGGGGACATCTTCTTGGGGGACAAGTGTTATGACTGTCAGAGGATCGAACTCAAGCAAGGCAACACCTTCATAATCCCATCAG GGTGGATCCATGCCGTGTACACACCAGAGGACACGTTGGTGTTTGGGGGAAATTTCCTCCACAGCTTTAACATCCCAATGCAGCTCAACATCTACAGCATCGAGGATCGCACCCGG GTGCCTGCAAAGTTCCGCTACCCGTTCTACTTTGAGATGTGTTGGTACGTCCTGGAGAGATACCTCTACTGTCAGACCAACATCTCCCATCTCACTCCTGAGTTCCAGAAACATTCCCTAGGCATTG GACTCACGCAGGCTGACCACGAAGCCAATGATCAAACCAAGAATGGCAGTAATGGAGTTGACAGTGAAACGGAAGTCAAGGAGAGCATAATCAAGGAGGAAGAGTTCCTGCAAGAAGAGGCCCCCAAAGTTGCTGCACCTCAGCCCATGCTGACTCCCTTTGAGCTGGAGGGACTGTGGAACCTGTTGGGGAAGCTTGAAGAGCTGCCGGACCAGAAGAAATGTGTACCTGTAGGCATCATGGATGCTGCAGCCCTGATCAGAGACATGAGG ACTCTTCTGGAAGGGCACTCCAATGATAACCCCAAGTTCTCCTACACTGGGGAGCCCATTGTGAAGTGGCCCGAGAGG CCGTCATGGTaccagccccccaccccccctcctcccgtcaTTTACCGTCCTCGCTTGGCCCCCACCCTCCACAAGCCTCTGTGTCAGAGGCCCACCAAACGCTCCTCCATCTCGGCCCTGAGGCGCCGGCGGGTGAGGTGTAAGCGCTGCGCCGCCTGCTGCAGGAAGGAGTGCGGCACCTGCCAGTTCTGCCACGACATGAGGAAGTTCGGTGGCACCGGACGCATGAAGAAGGGCTGCCTGATGAGACGGTGTCTAGCG CCTGCCTTGCCGAACACAGCGCGATGTGCCGTATGTGGAGAAGGGGAGTTTGATGAATCCAATCCGAGCACTTACTCACTGATGGAGTGCTCTGTCTGCTCGCAGATTGTCCATCATCAATGCATTAAG GAACCCGGTGACGGGAAGATCAATGATGATTTGCCCAGCTGCTGGGAATGTCCCAAATGTTACCAAGGCAAAGACTCTGAG TCTTCCAGCGATGAGGACAGTGAAGAGTCGGAGGGCTCCACCTCCTTCCCGCCGTCCAAACTCGCCTACCGGGAAGGCATCGGTgtaggggagggggagagacgaGGAAGACCTAGCACATCTGCATCCCGGTCTACAGCACCACCACCTTCTCAGAAACTTCTGCTGCAGCATCAACAGAACCGCAAAAGAGCAAATGCACTGGAGCTCAGACTAAAGAAGAGG attaAACTAGAGCGCAGCAAAATCCTAACG AAGCAGGCGACCCTGGACCGCTCTCCCCTGCTGCTGCGCTCCAAGGTTTTGTCCCGGCTTCGCTCTCCAACCAGCAGACTATCTCAGGGCAGAGGCCGCAGCTCCAGTTGGGCCAGTGGCTCCTCCTACTACAGCTCTCTGGGGGGGACCGGGTCTCTccaacagcatcagcagcataaacggcagcagcagcagcagcagcagcagcagcagcagtcttcCCTTGGTCTGGTACTCGAAACCCAGGGAGAGtcctgcagagggaggggcagaggggTCAGGctgcggggaggaggagcaggaagaggaatgCAAGGTGGTCGAAGCCATCAGGAGTTGGccgaggagagcgaggacagcagcagcagcagctccactaacagcagcagctccaccaacaacagcagcagcagcagcagcgacgaGCAAGAGGAGAATGGCCAGACCCTTGGGAGGGGTTTGGATAAAGAGAATCAGCCCCAGTCGAGGCGAGGAGGCCGGGCAGCCAAAGAGAAGGATGAGGCGGCAAGCGAGGTGGCCAACCAAAacggagcagaggaggaggaggagcagggcagCGAAACGAGGGGCAAAGACCGGCCCTTTCTGAAAGTGACACTTCAAAGGCCAACCAGGGCCAAACACGACCCGTCAGCCATCGTCCCCAAATTAGAAGCCATCGCCCCTCAGACCGCCACATCCACAATCCACAACCAGGCGAGAATCCTCGTCAGGCCCCCCATCAGAAACCCCGGGCCGTGTCCCGATCCACACCCCAACAGGCACTTGGCCCCTCACGCTCGcggtaaacacacagacactcgcGCCTCCCACCCTGAGAGGCCGGAGGACGCTAAAAAAACATGGCCGAGCAGACCTGCTAAACTGAGCAACGGCGCCTCGTCTTCGGCGACCTCCGAGCTTCCCCACCTCCGCGTACCGCTGTCCGCGCTGCAGGAAGGAGGGAGCGAGGCCGACAGGGAGAACGGCGGCAGCGGACCGGGCTGCGAGAGGGAGGTGTGGGTGTCCGTCTTCCGTTACTTAAGTCGAGCAGATCTCTGCGTCTGCATGGCTGTCTGCAAGAGCTGGTACAAATG GTGTTTAGACAAGCGGCTTTGGGCAAGGATCGACCTGAGCATCAAGCGCACCGTTACTCCTCAGGCGCTCACAGGCATCATAAAGAGACAGCCGGTCACACTGGATCTGTCTTGGACCAACATCTCTAAAAAACAGCTCAATTGGCTTGTTGGTCGCCTGCCTg GGCTGAAGGATCTGATGGTGGCCGGTTGTTCCTGGTTAACTATTTCAGCTCTCTGCTCCTGTGGGTGtcctctcctccgctctctgGACCTGCGGTATGCAGACGGCGTCAAAGACTCGCAGATCAGGGACCTAGTCACCCCGCCAG GTTGTGACAATCGCAGTCAGTTTCGGACCATGCAGTGTTTGCGCCTAGCGGGCCTGGACATCAGCGACTCCACTCTACGCCTGGTGATCCGCCACATGCCCCATTTAACAAAGCTGGACCTCTCCCACTGCAACAGCCTCAGCGACCACTCCATCAACCTGCTGACGGCAGTGGGCTCGTCCACACGAAACACGCTCACAGAACTCAACCTGGGAG GTTGCAGTAGACTGACTGATGTGAGTCTCAAGTATCTCCGGCGCCTCTCTTGCATCTCGCTGCTCGACCTGCGAGGCTGTAAAGGCGTCTCCCGCCAGGCCTGTGAGGCCTTCATCTCCGAGCTGTCCGTCAACGCGCTCTACTGCCTGTCCGATGAAAAACTGATCCAGAGGATTTCCTAA
- the stx3b gene encoding syntaxin 3b isoform X2, producing MLCEGAYCLCQRDTATCDQDDDEVEICVDNAAFMDEFFLQIEDIRNSIDKIDENVSEVKKIFSVILSAPTSDQKTQDDLEAITNDIKKMANNARNKLKTIERNLESEEQERVSADMRIRKSQHAVLSRKFVEVMTKYNEAQVDFRERSKGRIKRQLEITGKATTDDELDEMLESGNAAVFTAGIVDAGISKQALSEIEARHKDIVRLESSIKELHDMFVDIAMLVESQGDIVDNIEQNVSKSLDHIVVAKEQTKKAIRHQAKARKKTVIIMVVVAVLLGLLALIIGLSVGLNR from the exons ATGCTGTGTGAGGGAGCATATTGTTTATGCCAGAGGGATACAGCT ACGTGTGATCAAGATGACGACGAGGTGGAGATTTGTGTGGACAATGCAGCCTTCATGGACGAATTCTTCCTTCAG ATTGAGGACATCAGGAACAGTATCGATAAAATTGATGAGAATGTGTCTGAAGTCAAAAAGATTTTCTCTGTCATCCTGTCGGCTCCCACATCAGATCAGA AAACACAGGATGACTTGGAGGCAATCACCAATGACATAAAGAAGATGGCTAACAATGCAAGAAACAAACTCAAGA CCATCGAGAGGAATTTGGAGTCAGAGGAACAGGAGAGGGTGTCAGCTGACATGCGGATACGTAAATCACAG CACGCAGTCCTGTCCAGGAAGTTTGTGGAGGTAATGACAAAGTATAATGAAGCCCAGGTGGACTTCAGAGAGCGGAGTAAAGGACGTATCAAGAGACAACTAGAGATCA ctggAAAAGCAACAACAGATGATGAACTGGATGAGATGTTGGAGAGCGGCAACGCTGCTGTGTTTACTGCAGGG ATTGTGGACGCTGGGATCTCTAAACAAGCTCTGAGTGAGATTGAAGCCAGGCACAAAGACATTGTCCGTCTGGAGAGCAGCATCAAGGAGCTGCACGATATGTTTGTAGACATCGCCATGCTGGTGGAGAGCCAG GGTGACATAGTTGACAACATAGAGCAGAATGTATCCAAGTCACTGGACCATATAGTTGTGGCTAAGGAACAGACCAAAAAAGCCATTAGGCACCAGGCTAAAGCGCGCAAG AAAACGGTGATAATAATGGTGGTTGTGGCGGTCTTGCTGGGCTTACTAGCTCTCATAATCGGGTTGTCTGTGGGATTGAATAGATGA
- the stx3b gene encoding syntaxin 3b isoform X4, whose amino-acid sequence MKDRLEQLKATCDQDDDEVEICVDNAAFMDEFFLQIEDIRNSIDKIDENVSEVKKIFSVILSAPTSDQKTQDDLEAITNDIKKMANNARNKLKTIERNLESEEQERVSADMRIRKSQHAVLSRKFVEVMTKYNEAQVDFRERSKGRIKRQLEITGKATTDDELDEMLESGNAAVFTAGIVDAGISKQALSEIEARHKDIVRLESSIKELHDMFVDIAMLVESQGDIVDNIEQNVSKSLDHIVVAKEQTKKAIRHQAKARKKTVIIMVVVAVLLGLLALIIGLSVGLNR is encoded by the exons ATGAAGGACCGATTGGAGCAACTCAAAGCG ACGTGTGATCAAGATGACGACGAGGTGGAGATTTGTGTGGACAATGCAGCCTTCATGGACGAATTCTTCCTTCAG ATTGAGGACATCAGGAACAGTATCGATAAAATTGATGAGAATGTGTCTGAAGTCAAAAAGATTTTCTCTGTCATCCTGTCGGCTCCCACATCAGATCAGA AAACACAGGATGACTTGGAGGCAATCACCAATGACATAAAGAAGATGGCTAACAATGCAAGAAACAAACTCAAGA CCATCGAGAGGAATTTGGAGTCAGAGGAACAGGAGAGGGTGTCAGCTGACATGCGGATACGTAAATCACAG CACGCAGTCCTGTCCAGGAAGTTTGTGGAGGTAATGACAAAGTATAATGAAGCCCAGGTGGACTTCAGAGAGCGGAGTAAAGGACGTATCAAGAGACAACTAGAGATCA ctggAAAAGCAACAACAGATGATGAACTGGATGAGATGTTGGAGAGCGGCAACGCTGCTGTGTTTACTGCAGGG ATTGTGGACGCTGGGATCTCTAAACAAGCTCTGAGTGAGATTGAAGCCAGGCACAAAGACATTGTCCGTCTGGAGAGCAGCATCAAGGAGCTGCACGATATGTTTGTAGACATCGCCATGCTGGTGGAGAGCCAG GGTGACATAGTTGACAACATAGAGCAGAATGTATCCAAGTCACTGGACCATATAGTTGTGGCTAAGGAACAGACCAAAAAAGCCATTAGGCACCAGGCTAAAGCGCGCAAG AAAACGGTGATAATAATGGTGGTTGTGGCGGTCTTGCTGGGCTTACTAGCTCTCATAATCGGGTTGTCTGTGGGATTGAATAGATGA
- the stx3b gene encoding syntaxin 3b isoform X1 produces the protein MLCEGAYCLCQRDTATCDQDDDEVEICVDNAAFMDEFFLQIEDIRNSIDKIDENVSEVKKIFSVILSAPTSDQKTQDDLEAITNDIKKMANNARNKLKTIERNLESEEQERVSADMRIRKSQHAVLSRKFVEVMTKYNEAQVDFRERSKGRIKRQLEITGKATTDDELDEMLESGNAAVFTAGIVDAGISKQALSEIEARHKDIVRLESSIKELHDMFVDIAMLVESQGDIVDNIEQNVSKSLDHIVVAKEQTKKAIRHQAKARKNMIITVVVCAVDVLIFLTAILPPRHHHWTAALVISYLSSAPSYSPSAGAPKRNLDDSVRIKCLHDKYLQRICSLDKTRRAQECS, from the exons ATGCTGTGTGAGGGAGCATATTGTTTATGCCAGAGGGATACAGCT ACGTGTGATCAAGATGACGACGAGGTGGAGATTTGTGTGGACAATGCAGCCTTCATGGACGAATTCTTCCTTCAG ATTGAGGACATCAGGAACAGTATCGATAAAATTGATGAGAATGTGTCTGAAGTCAAAAAGATTTTCTCTGTCATCCTGTCGGCTCCCACATCAGATCAGA AAACACAGGATGACTTGGAGGCAATCACCAATGACATAAAGAAGATGGCTAACAATGCAAGAAACAAACTCAAGA CCATCGAGAGGAATTTGGAGTCAGAGGAACAGGAGAGGGTGTCAGCTGACATGCGGATACGTAAATCACAG CACGCAGTCCTGTCCAGGAAGTTTGTGGAGGTAATGACAAAGTATAATGAAGCCCAGGTGGACTTCAGAGAGCGGAGTAAAGGACGTATCAAGAGACAACTAGAGATCA ctggAAAAGCAACAACAGATGATGAACTGGATGAGATGTTGGAGAGCGGCAACGCTGCTGTGTTTACTGCAGGG ATTGTGGACGCTGGGATCTCTAAACAAGCTCTGAGTGAGATTGAAGCCAGGCACAAAGACATTGTCCGTCTGGAGAGCAGCATCAAGGAGCTGCACGATATGTTTGTAGACATCGCCATGCTGGTGGAGAGCCAG GGTGACATAGTTGACAACATAGAGCAGAATGTATCCAAGTCACTGGACCATATAGTTGTGGCTAAGGAACAGACCAAAAAAGCCATTAGGCACCAGGCTAAAGCGCGCAAG AACATGATCATAACTGTTGTAGTCTGTGCTGTGGATGTTCTCATCTTCCTCACCGCCATCCTCCCCCCTCGACACCATCACTGGACTGCTGCTCTTGTCATCAGTTATTTATCATCCGCTCCATCCTATTCTCCGTCAGCCGGCGCGCCAAAGAGAAACCTTGATGACTCCGTACGGATAAAATGTTTGCACGACAAATACCTGCAACGCATTTGCTCGCTGGATAAAACAAGAAGAGCTCAGGAATGTTCTTAA
- the stx3b gene encoding syntaxin 3b isoform X3 yields MLCEGAYCLCQRDTATCDQDDDEVEICVDNAAFMDEFFLQIEDIRNSIDKIDENVSEVKKIFSVILSAPTSDQKTQDDLEAITNDIKKMANNARNKLKTIERNLESEEQERVSADMRIRKSQHAVLSRKFVEVMTKYNEAQVDFRERSKGRIKRQLEITGKATTDDELDEMLESGNAAVFTAGIVDAGISKQALSEIEARHKDIVRLESSIKELHDMFVDIAMLVESQGGIIERIESNMDQSVGFVERAVADTKKAAKFQQEARRKKMMITLCCAIIGIVGFSYLYSFFS; encoded by the exons ATGCTGTGTGAGGGAGCATATTGTTTATGCCAGAGGGATACAGCT ACGTGTGATCAAGATGACGACGAGGTGGAGATTTGTGTGGACAATGCAGCCTTCATGGACGAATTCTTCCTTCAG ATTGAGGACATCAGGAACAGTATCGATAAAATTGATGAGAATGTGTCTGAAGTCAAAAAGATTTTCTCTGTCATCCTGTCGGCTCCCACATCAGATCAGA AAACACAGGATGACTTGGAGGCAATCACCAATGACATAAAGAAGATGGCTAACAATGCAAGAAACAAACTCAAGA CCATCGAGAGGAATTTGGAGTCAGAGGAACAGGAGAGGGTGTCAGCTGACATGCGGATACGTAAATCACAG CACGCAGTCCTGTCCAGGAAGTTTGTGGAGGTAATGACAAAGTATAATGAAGCCCAGGTGGACTTCAGAGAGCGGAGTAAAGGACGTATCAAGAGACAACTAGAGATCA ctggAAAAGCAACAACAGATGATGAACTGGATGAGATGTTGGAGAGCGGCAACGCTGCTGTGTTTACTGCAGGG ATTGTGGACGCTGGGATCTCTAAACAAGCTCTGAGTGAGATTGAAGCCAGGCACAAAGACATTGTCCGTCTGGAGAGCAGCATCAAGGAGCTGCACGATATGTTTGTAGACATCGCCATGCTGGTGGAGAGCCAG GGGGGAATAATCGAGAGGATTGAGAGCAACATGGACCAGTCAGTGGGCTTCGTGGAGCGGGCCGTAGCAGACACTAAGAAAGCTGCCAAGTTTCAGCAGGAGGCTCGCCGT aaaaagATGATGATTACTTTATGCTGTGCCATCATTGGAATCGTTGGATTCTCCTATCTCTACAGCTTCTTCTCATAA